Proteins found in one Hyalangium gracile genomic segment:
- a CDS encoding helix-turn-helix domain-containing protein, with protein sequence MVDVSNFKTPGQLIRHLLEQRGWTQKVLAVVLNTTEPAINQIVAGKRALSAEMAVLLGQVFSIPAEKFMDLQKAHELYLARGLVQLDPLLEFRANLFGSLPVGEMIKRRWIDAEDVKQVERVESALTKFFGVHKPEEIFSTVQPHAAKKTDVAGPTTLAQQAWLLRVKHLAREIVVPRYSPDSCREAIKALSGLLAAPEEARHVPRILSEAGIRFVLVESLPKAKIDGACLWLGETAPVIGMSLRFDRVDNFWFVLRHELEHVLRQHGRVEPIIDTDIETAGQDVPEEERLANEAATAFCVPKKELDSFIARKQPVFAERDILGFAARLRLHPGLVAGQLRYRLKRWDLFTKHLVKIRYAVAPGAVVDGWGDVAPVGH encoded by the coding sequence ATGGTCGATGTCTCCAACTTCAAGACGCCTGGACAATTGATCCGCCACCTGCTCGAACAGCGGGGGTGGACCCAGAAAGTCCTCGCCGTAGTGCTGAACACGACCGAACCCGCCATCAATCAAATCGTCGCGGGCAAGCGGGCCCTGAGCGCCGAGATGGCGGTCCTTCTAGGGCAGGTCTTCAGCATCCCTGCCGAAAAGTTCATGGATCTTCAGAAGGCCCATGAACTGTACTTGGCGCGCGGTCTAGTACAACTGGACCCGCTCCTTGAGTTCCGCGCCAACCTCTTCGGCTCTCTTCCTGTTGGGGAGATGATCAAGCGCCGGTGGATCGACGCAGAAGACGTGAAGCAGGTGGAGCGGGTGGAGTCTGCGCTCACCAAGTTCTTCGGCGTACATAAACCAGAGGAGATCTTCTCCACCGTCCAACCACACGCGGCGAAGAAAACGGATGTGGCGGGGCCCACAACGCTCGCTCAACAGGCCTGGCTCCTCCGCGTGAAGCACCTAGCCCGGGAGATAGTGGTGCCGCGCTACTCGCCCGACTCCTGCCGGGAAGCCATCAAAGCCCTGTCTGGACTCCTCGCCGCTCCAGAGGAGGCACGGCATGTTCCCCGGATCCTTTCAGAGGCTGGCATCCGCTTTGTCCTCGTGGAGTCTCTACCGAAGGCGAAGATCGATGGCGCGTGTCTGTGGCTGGGTGAGACGGCGCCAGTGATTGGCATGTCGCTGCGGTTCGACCGGGTTGACAATTTCTGGTTCGTCCTCCGCCACGAGTTGGAGCATGTGCTCCGCCAACATGGCCGTGTCGAACCCATCATCGACACGGACATCGAAACTGCGGGCCAGGATGTACCTGAAGAAGAACGACTGGCGAATGAAGCAGCCACGGCGTTCTGTGTGCCCAAAAAGGAACTCGATTCGTTTATCGCGCGTAAGCAGCCTGTGTTTGCAGAAAGAGACATCCTTGGTTTCGCTGCCAGATTGCGCCTTCATCCGGGACTGGTTGCAGGCCAGCTCCGTTACCGACTCAAGCGTTGGGACCTGTTCACGAAGCACTTGGTGAAAATTCGGTATGCCGTTGCGCCGGGTGCAGTGGTCGATGGCTGGGGGGATGTCGCACCTGTAGGGCACTAA
- a CDS encoding serine/threonine-protein kinase has protein sequence MVAWAAQGVHGAVYRAVPQRAARAAPVALKLALHPEDPRFAREAQLLSRLRHPSVPRLRGSGTWQAPDGTRYPWLAMEWVDGVPLYHWGSHPDLPSRECFRVLAQLARALAAVHALGAVHRDLKGENVLVRRCDGRALLTDFGLGTFPGAELLTPPAACLGTPLYRSPEAGLFVLHRRRDGSARYAHQPADDLYALGMTACRLLTGEYPEWVEPTQDEHGTWQVHSVRTPASLRGVDPTVRACILRLLAVRPEQRGTAGEFAAALEHASRPPAPAREPARLGGSWLAMAASLTLVAWASWVASVQPVQKTFVVQVMPATEGTQDAGTAGLGESASTASTAQTQEPSVQAPLAQDSPPEPQPGQIRPNAKGRCPHKRQVALNGACWVPSEMDREQCEALGPIGTLFQGRCYVPALSRDRPSTSHPTRPP, from the coding sequence GTGGTGGCCTGGGCCGCCCAAGGTGTCCATGGCGCCGTCTACCGCGCCGTTCCCCAGCGAGCCGCGCGCGCTGCGCCCGTTGCCCTGAAGCTGGCGCTGCATCCGGAAGACCCTCGGTTTGCTCGCGAGGCGCAGCTGCTATCCCGCCTGCGTCACCCCAGCGTTCCTCGCCTGCGGGGCTCCGGCACGTGGCAGGCCCCGGATGGCACTCGCTATCCCTGGCTCGCCATGGAGTGGGTGGACGGCGTGCCGCTGTACCACTGGGGCTCTCATCCGGACCTCCCCTCTCGGGAGTGCTTCCGCGTGCTGGCCCAGCTGGCACGGGCCCTCGCGGCTGTCCACGCCCTGGGCGCCGTGCACCGGGACTTGAAGGGCGAGAACGTGCTGGTGCGCCGCTGCGATGGCCGCGCCCTGCTCACCGATTTCGGCCTGGGCACCTTCCCGGGCGCCGAGCTCCTCACTCCTCCCGCCGCATGCCTGGGCACCCCGCTCTACCGCTCCCCGGAGGCGGGCCTGTTCGTCCTCCACCGTCGGCGCGACGGCTCGGCTCGCTACGCCCACCAGCCCGCCGATGACCTCTACGCGCTGGGCATGACGGCCTGCAGGCTGCTCACCGGGGAGTACCCGGAGTGGGTAGAGCCCACCCAGGACGAACACGGCACCTGGCAGGTGCACTCCGTGCGCACGCCTGCCTCGCTTCGTGGAGTGGACCCCACCGTGCGCGCCTGCATTCTGCGCCTGCTCGCGGTGCGGCCCGAGCAGCGCGGTACCGCAGGCGAGTTCGCTGCGGCCCTCGAGCACGCCTCGCGCCCACCAGCACCTGCCCGAGAACCTGCCCGTCTGGGAGGGTCATGGCTCGCGATGGCGGCGAGCCTGACGCTGGTCGCGTGGGCGAGCTGGGTGGCTTCGGTGCAGCCCGTGCAGAAGACCTTCGTCGTCCAGGTGATGCCTGCGACGGAGGGCACGCAGGACGCAGGCACGGCAGGGCTCGGTGAGTCCGCTTCCACCGCCTCGACGGCACAGACTCAGGAGCCTTCGGTGCAGGCGCCGCTCGCTCAGGACTCCCCTCCCGAGCCGCAACCGGGGCAGATACGACCCAATGCGAAGGGCCGCTGCCCTCACAAGCGCCAGGTCGCCCTCAATGGGGCGTGCTGGGTTCCATCGGAGATGGATCGTGAGCAGTGCGAGGCGCTCGGCCCCATCGGTACGCTGTTCCAGGGAAGGTGCTACGTCCCTGCCCTGTCTCGGGACCGACCCTCCACGTCCCACCCCACGCGCCCTCCCTGA
- a CDS encoding peroxidase family protein, which produces MINLAYKKREYEAEVHESDELDPAIALLERGNYLDAVVLLKARLADRPTASDHGLLGTTYLLMELYEDAKQQLELALEKDPDSKDWTGKLQKAMEGSLTGVNVQVPEMLPFHREELLAPPEDPNLPSPPPPRPATPAGWLYSVVGKLVGKIVDTVKQRQLKNFDDASMFDGVWTNWYRKRYFEAILTLAYMRERLDHHNLYDTYPEGELTAFQAKNQTPPQGVTHFRTADGSWNNLDNPKEGAAGVRFPRNVAQSSTWPRADLLTPNPAEISQVLLARRDEGMLKVPFLNLLAGAWIQFMVHDWVSHRMGSIFGIHEIPLPEDHPARKKYHQTKMFVGKTAPDPTRARSEAGVPPTYINEVTSWWDGSQIYGSDQKTAQRLRTLRDGKLRLTEQGLLPVGRDGIEETGYNRNWWLGLGMLHTLFTREHNAICDMLKARYPAWDDNRLYNVARLINAAVMAKIHTVEWTPAILPNSVLYDGMNANWYGMAETLLRSRKDRRTLPPLKIASPEVGGIVGNATEKFGVPYGLSEEFTEVYRLHELLPDTLELRRIGSSVPVEHVPLAMVRQSGVHKLTARVRMEDLFFSFGNMHPGQLVLNNYPNTLRELSLPGNPMYDLAAVDILRARERGVPPYNEFRRQLGLQPIRTFEDLTSDQATLAALKRIYRSVEEIDLLVGNRAEAVRPDHFGFGETLFHVFILNASRRLQADRFFTENYNAETYTPEGLRWVDESDMKAVLLRQFPALGETGLANVINAFEPWDTEGADIGNPARHPLHTLDR; this is translated from the coding sequence ATGATCAACCTTGCGTACAAGAAGAGGGAGTACGAGGCCGAAGTCCATGAGAGCGATGAACTCGATCCCGCCATCGCGCTCCTCGAGCGCGGCAACTACCTCGACGCGGTGGTGCTCCTGAAGGCAAGGCTGGCAGATCGTCCTACTGCCAGTGACCATGGCTTGCTGGGGACCACCTACCTGCTGATGGAGCTGTACGAGGACGCGAAGCAGCAACTCGAGCTGGCACTGGAGAAGGACCCGGACAGCAAGGACTGGACCGGCAAATTGCAGAAGGCCATGGAAGGCTCCCTGACCGGAGTCAACGTCCAGGTACCCGAAATGCTGCCCTTCCATCGGGAGGAATTGCTGGCTCCCCCCGAGGACCCCAACCTTCCCTCGCCGCCACCTCCACGCCCCGCCACTCCCGCCGGCTGGCTGTACTCTGTTGTTGGCAAGCTGGTGGGCAAGATCGTCGACACCGTGAAGCAGCGGCAGCTGAAGAACTTCGACGATGCGTCCATGTTTGATGGGGTGTGGACCAACTGGTACCGCAAGCGGTACTTCGAGGCGATCCTGACGCTGGCCTACATGCGCGAGCGCCTCGACCACCACAACCTCTACGACACCTACCCCGAAGGTGAGCTGACCGCCTTCCAGGCGAAGAACCAGACTCCTCCTCAGGGAGTCACCCACTTCCGCACCGCGGATGGTTCCTGGAACAACCTGGACAATCCCAAGGAGGGAGCGGCTGGGGTGCGATTCCCGCGCAACGTGGCCCAGTCCTCCACCTGGCCTCGCGCCGATCTGCTCACGCCCAATCCCGCGGAGATCAGCCAGGTGCTGCTGGCACGGCGAGACGAGGGAATGCTCAAGGTGCCTTTCCTCAACCTGCTGGCTGGCGCCTGGATCCAGTTCATGGTCCACGACTGGGTGAGCCACCGGATGGGTTCCATCTTCGGCATCCACGAGATCCCCCTGCCGGAGGATCATCCCGCGCGAAAGAAGTACCACCAGACGAAGATGTTCGTAGGGAAGACCGCCCCGGATCCCACCCGCGCGCGCAGCGAGGCAGGAGTGCCTCCCACGTACATCAACGAGGTGACGTCCTGGTGGGACGGCTCACAGATCTACGGCAGCGACCAGAAGACCGCGCAGCGTCTGCGCACGCTGCGCGATGGCAAGCTGCGGCTGACGGAGCAGGGCCTGCTGCCCGTGGGGCGCGATGGCATCGAAGAGACAGGCTACAACCGGAACTGGTGGCTGGGGCTCGGCATGCTGCACACCCTGTTCACCCGGGAGCACAACGCCATCTGCGACATGCTCAAGGCCCGCTACCCAGCGTGGGACGACAACCGCCTGTACAACGTGGCCCGCCTCATCAACGCCGCGGTGATGGCGAAGATCCATACCGTCGAGTGGACGCCCGCCATCCTGCCCAACTCGGTGCTCTACGATGGGATGAACGCCAACTGGTACGGCATGGCCGAGACGTTGCTCAGGTCCCGCAAGGACCGGCGGACGCTGCCCCCGCTGAAGATTGCCAGCCCGGAGGTTGGCGGCATCGTCGGCAATGCCACCGAGAAGTTCGGCGTGCCCTACGGCTTGAGCGAGGAGTTCACCGAGGTCTACCGGCTGCATGAACTGCTGCCCGACACGCTGGAGCTCCGCCGGATCGGCTCCTCCGTGCCGGTGGAGCACGTGCCGCTGGCGATGGTGCGCCAGTCCGGAGTGCACAAGCTCACCGCGCGTGTGCGGATGGAAGACCTCTTCTTCTCGTTCGGCAACATGCATCCGGGCCAGCTCGTGCTCAACAACTACCCGAACACGTTGCGCGAGCTGAGCCTCCCTGGGAACCCGATGTATGACCTGGCCGCGGTCGACATCCTCCGTGCGCGTGAGCGGGGGGTTCCGCCCTACAATGAGTTCCGTCGCCAGCTTGGGCTCCAGCCGATCCGCACCTTCGAGGATCTGACCAGCGATCAAGCCACGCTGGCCGCGCTCAAGCGCATCTATCGGAGCGTGGAGGAGATTGATCTGCTGGTGGGCAACCGGGCCGAGGCCGTCCGCCCGGATCACTTCGGCTTCGGAGAGACGCTCTTCCATGTCTTCATCCTCAATGCCAGCCGCCGCCTGCAAGCGGACCGGTTCTTCACCGAGAATTACAACGCGGAGACGTACACCCCCGAGGGGTTGCGGTGGGTCGATGAGAGCGACATGAAGGCGGTGCTGCTACGTCAATTCCCTGCGCTGGGCGAGACGGGGCTGGCCAATGTGATCAACGCTTTCGAGCCCTGGGATACGGAAGGGGCGGATATCGGCAACCCGGCCCGCCACCCGCTGCACACGCTCGACCGCTGA
- a CDS encoding lipoxygenase family protein — translation MGLMWQLRRRFWDGLAVLKYRYNKPAEIPIPQGDGQQLKAVSFESAFPGIPIPNILVADSVPKDEASRLKYLFYQAQVALYSLFPPMQEGLPPVDPDPQRALDDAYTPAHRKCFPAPILPNDYRGDIDLGHLAIASPYACYLERAPEGGFQWDLRKLDRYELHDGLRRLGVRVLFTLDSRNRRLRPTRIDSELGTSRPGDAHWQLSQKLALCAATTHLSLVRHFNWVHLAVGGPLAIATRNNLGARHPVMRLLWPHIYGTQYSNQIVTLGQMARGGDFETIFSFTHAGMCKLFSDTYAEYDAVVLSPGLEAEQKGVRDAGFDTPALDSRMAYFELMRQHALRYLRIYYASDEQLREDTSLRAWITELGTLIPGGIHKLLGDALTLESAARLIGAFLYLETVEHEIVGSGVWNYQLWTQVQPVRMYKNGHREPLDVYQRLINANFNLNVHRRQLLADFSYLALDTAGAAAFQAFRKELEELQVRMSEEPAGRWMIYPEMLKANINA, via the coding sequence ATGGGCCTCATGTGGCAGCTTCGAAGGCGGTTCTGGGATGGACTGGCAGTCCTCAAATATCGCTACAACAAGCCGGCGGAGATCCCCATCCCCCAGGGCGATGGACAGCAACTGAAGGCCGTGAGCTTTGAGAGCGCATTCCCCGGGATCCCGATACCCAACATCCTTGTCGCTGACTCTGTCCCCAAGGACGAGGCCTCGCGCCTGAAGTACCTGTTCTACCAGGCGCAGGTGGCGCTGTACTCGCTGTTCCCCCCGATGCAGGAAGGGCTGCCGCCGGTTGATCCGGATCCGCAGCGGGCACTCGACGACGCCTATACCCCCGCGCATCGGAAGTGCTTTCCTGCCCCCATCCTGCCCAATGACTACCGGGGTGACATCGACCTGGGGCACCTCGCGATCGCGAGCCCATATGCCTGCTATCTCGAGCGGGCCCCCGAAGGGGGCTTCCAGTGGGACCTGCGCAAGCTCGATCGCTACGAACTCCACGATGGGCTGCGCCGGTTGGGTGTGCGCGTCCTGTTCACGTTGGACTCGCGGAACCGGCGGCTGCGTCCTACCCGGATCGACTCCGAGCTCGGCACGAGCCGGCCGGGTGACGCGCACTGGCAGCTCTCGCAGAAGCTCGCGCTGTGCGCGGCCACGACGCACCTGTCCTTGGTGCGCCATTTCAACTGGGTTCACCTGGCCGTGGGCGGCCCGCTCGCCATCGCTACCCGTAACAACCTCGGCGCGCGGCATCCCGTGATGCGGCTGCTCTGGCCACACATCTACGGCACGCAGTACAGCAATCAGATCGTCACCCTGGGGCAGATGGCCAGGGGAGGGGACTTCGAGACCATCTTCAGCTTCACCCATGCGGGCATGTGCAAGCTGTTCAGCGACACCTACGCGGAGTACGACGCGGTGGTCCTCTCCCCTGGGCTGGAGGCGGAACAAAAGGGTGTCAGGGATGCAGGCTTCGATACGCCGGCGCTGGACAGCCGCATGGCGTACTTCGAACTGATGCGGCAGCATGCTCTGCGCTATCTTCGCATCTACTATGCCTCGGATGAGCAGCTCCGTGAGGACACGAGCCTTCGGGCCTGGATCACCGAGCTCGGGACGCTGATCCCTGGTGGCATCCACAAGCTGCTTGGAGACGCGCTCACCCTCGAGAGCGCCGCGCGGCTGATCGGGGCTTTCCTCTATCTTGAGACCGTCGAGCACGAGATCGTCGGGAGCGGTGTCTGGAACTATCAACTGTGGACCCAGGTCCAGCCCGTGCGGATGTATAAAAATGGGCACCGAGAGCCACTCGACGTCTACCAGCGGCTGATCAATGCTAACTTCAACCTGAACGTGCATCGCAGGCAGCTGCTGGCCGACTTCTCCTATCTGGCATTGGACACAGCGGGCGCCGCCGCCTTCCAGGCCTTTCGCAAGGAGCTCGAGGAGCTACAGGTCCGGATGTCCGAGGAGCCCGCCGGCCGCTGGATGATCTACCCTGAGATGCTCAAAGCAAACATCAACGCCTGA
- a CDS encoding fatty acid desaturase — MGRATNLFAAPRIAWPTLAVFASSCALWLLALWGAASSRAPAMLTVPMAALAAYTAFTPLHEAVHRSIARSPRLNEAVGWISALLLLAPLPIARHFHLQHHRFTNDPERDPDAWSGLGPAWLLPLRWATQDLHYYRLFLLSLRTLEPRTLIESLAASGLVLGLLTVGWLHGHGGLVLLQVILPARLAILILAFSFDYLPHFPYSATAAQDRYRTTRVFDSALLNILLLGQAYHLIHHLYPAVPFYRYRALWKHQRARLLARGVHIRSAAR; from the coding sequence ATGGGACGTGCAACGAACCTGTTCGCCGCGCCGAGGATTGCATGGCCCACCCTGGCGGTCTTCGCGAGCTCTTGCGCGCTGTGGCTGCTCGCCCTCTGGGGGGCAGCGAGCAGCCGTGCACCGGCCATGCTGACCGTGCCCATGGCGGCGTTGGCGGCGTATACCGCCTTCACGCCGCTGCACGAGGCGGTACACCGCTCGATTGCACGTTCGCCCCGCCTGAATGAAGCGGTCGGCTGGATCTCGGCGCTCCTGCTGCTCGCGCCCTTGCCGATTGCGAGACACTTCCACCTCCAGCACCACAGGTTCACGAATGATCCCGAGCGTGATCCCGACGCCTGGAGTGGCCTGGGGCCTGCGTGGCTGCTGCCGCTGCGGTGGGCCACCCAGGACCTTCACTACTACCGGCTGTTCCTGCTATCGCTCCGGACGCTGGAGCCCCGGACACTGATTGAGAGCCTCGCTGCCTCCGGACTGGTGCTGGGGTTGCTCACGGTCGGCTGGTTGCATGGCCATGGCGGGCTCGTGCTGCTCCAGGTCATCCTGCCAGCCCGGCTCGCCATCCTGATCCTGGCCTTCAGCTTCGATTATCTGCCCCACTTTCCATACAGCGCCACGGCAGCGCAGGATCGATACCGCACGACGCGTGTCTTCGACAGCGCACTGCTGAACATTCTCCTGCTTGGGCAGGCCTATCACCTCATCCACCACCTCTACCCGGCGGTTCCCTTCTACCGGTATCGCGCGCTGTGGAAGCACCAGCGGGCAAGGCTCCTGGCACGTGGTGTCCACATCAGGTCCGCCGCCCGTTAG